A DNA window from Rhodococcus sp. 4CII contains the following coding sequences:
- the arsD gene encoding arsenite efflux transporter metallochaperone ArsD translates to MSTIEIFEPALCCNTGVCGDDVDQALVTFSADMDWVRSQGGNIARFNLASEPLAFAQREPVTAFLQVSGSEGLPLVLVDGVTAQTGRYPDRAQLAKWAGLNAEAPATAPAGIQMLGLTEATDAGSCCATDDNNNSTSCC, encoded by the coding sequence ATGAGCACCATCGAAATTTTCGAACCCGCCCTGTGCTGCAACACCGGCGTCTGCGGCGACGACGTCGACCAGGCGTTGGTCACCTTCTCCGCCGACATGGACTGGGTCCGCTCCCAGGGCGGGAACATCGCTCGATTCAACCTGGCCAGCGAACCGCTCGCGTTCGCGCAGCGCGAACCCGTCACGGCGTTCCTGCAGGTCTCCGGCTCCGAAGGGCTGCCGCTGGTGTTGGTGGATGGGGTGACCGCGCAGACCGGCCGCTACCCCGACCGCGCCCAGCTCGCCAAGTGGGCCGGACTGAACGCCGAGGCCCCGGCCACGGCTCCGGCCGGGATCCAGATGCTCGGGCTGACCGAAGCCACCGACGCCGGATCCTGCTGCGCCACAGACGACAACAACAACAGCACCAGTTGCTGCTGA
- a CDS encoding low molecular weight phosphatase family protein, which produces MSKPSVLFVCVKNGGKSQMAAGLMRKAAGNDVDVYSAGTKPGTAVNALSAESLLEVGVDITGETPTLIDPQLVRDVDLVVTLGREAHVDPVEGTRFENWDTVEPSERGIDGIERMRLVRDDIAARVDQLATQLRSTTHQS; this is translated from the coding sequence ATGAGTAAGCCCTCCGTGTTGTTCGTGTGCGTGAAGAACGGCGGCAAGTCCCAAATGGCCGCCGGACTGATGCGCAAAGCAGCCGGCAACGACGTCGACGTGTACTCCGCCGGCACCAAACCGGGCACCGCGGTCAACGCCCTGTCGGCGGAGTCGCTGCTCGAGGTCGGGGTCGACATCACCGGGGAAACCCCGACACTGATCGACCCGCAGCTGGTCCGCGACGTCGATCTGGTGGTCACCCTCGGCCGCGAGGCGCACGTCGACCCGGTGGAGGGCACCCGGTTCGAGAACTGGGACACCGTCGAGCCGTCCGAGCGCGGCATCGACGGGATCGAGCGGATGCGGCTGGTCCGTGACGACATCGCCGCCCGCGTCGACCAGCTCGCCACCCAACTCCGCAGCACCACCCACCAGTCCTGA
- a CDS encoding arsenate reductase ArsC: MSTTPSVLFVCVHNAGRSQMAAGFLTHLAGDRVEVRSAGSAPADQVNPAAVEAMAEIGIDISAESPKILTVDAVQASDVVITMGCGDTCPVFPGTSYRDWVLEDPAGQGVDAVRPIRDEIKAKVQTLIAELVPATA, encoded by the coding sequence ATGTCCACGACCCCGAGCGTGCTGTTCGTCTGCGTCCACAACGCCGGCCGCTCCCAGATGGCCGCCGGATTCCTCACCCACCTCGCCGGTGACCGGGTCGAGGTCCGCTCCGCCGGATCCGCCCCGGCCGATCAGGTGAACCCGGCCGCCGTCGAGGCGATGGCCGAGATCGGCATCGACATCAGCGCCGAGTCCCCGAAGATTCTCACCGTCGACGCGGTGCAGGCCTCCGACGTGGTCATCACCATGGGCTGCGGTGACACCTGCCCGGTCTTCCCCGGCACCAGCTACCGGGATTGGGTCCTCGAGGATCCGGCCGGTCAGGGCGTCGACGCGGTCCGCCCGATCCGCGACGAGATCAAGGCCAAGGTGCAAACGCTGATCGCCGAACTCGTCCCCGCCACCGCCTGA
- a CDS encoding three-helix bundle dimerization domain-containing protein has product MSENPLDEELRSQVHRAQPELLMPQAVLSRNAEDLAAKYTGVFSPQTVERYVFESYTALRRTAKVHTHLTTLAARFAADRLTALAQSRGAAPKDVPEVLFVCVHNAGRSQMAAALLDHHAQGRVHVRSAGSAPIHAINPTVTLAMTELGLDLGAEYPKPLTDDVVAAADVVVSMGCGDACAIYPGKRYLDWALDDPEGQPIEAVRVIRDDLDARVRQLLAELTTVPA; this is encoded by the coding sequence ATGTCCGAGAACCCGCTCGATGAGGAACTGCGCTCCCAGGTCCATCGGGCGCAGCCGGAACTGTTGATGCCGCAGGCGGTCCTGTCACGCAACGCCGAGGATCTGGCCGCCAAATACACCGGGGTGTTCTCCCCGCAGACGGTGGAGCGGTACGTCTTCGAGTCCTACACCGCGCTGCGCCGCACCGCGAAGGTGCACACCCACCTGACCACCTTGGCGGCCCGGTTCGCCGCCGACCGGCTCACCGCCCTGGCCCAATCCCGCGGTGCGGCACCGAAGGATGTGCCCGAGGTGCTGTTCGTCTGCGTCCACAACGCCGGCCGCTCCCAGATGGCCGCCGCCCTGCTCGATCACCACGCGCAGGGGCGGGTGCACGTCCGCTCCGCCGGCTCCGCCCCGATCCACGCCATCAACCCCACCGTGACCCTGGCGATGACCGAACTCGGCCTGGACCTGGGCGCCGAGTACCCCAAGCCGCTGACTGACGACGTCGTCGCCGCCGCGGACGTGGTGGTGTCGATGGGCTGCGGCGACGCCTGCGCGATCTACCCCGGCAAGCGGTACCTGGACTGGGCCCTCGACGACCCCGAAGGTCAACCGATCGAGGCGGTGCGGGTGATCCGCGACGACCTCGACGCCCGGGTGCGGCAGCTGCTGGCCGAGCTCACCACCGTCCCCGCCTGA
- the arsB gene encoding ACR3 family arsenite efflux transporter, with amino-acid sequence MSGPTTTEHPAVVGKLSTLDRFLPVWIGVAMVAGLLLGRMVPGLGDALSAVEIDGISLPIALGLLIMMYPVLAKVRYDRLDTVTGDRRLLIGSLVLNWVLGPALMFALAWLLLPDLPEYRTGLIIVGLARCIAMVIIWNDLACGDREAAAVLVAINSVFQVIMFAVLGWFYLSVLPGWLGLEQTTIDTSPWQIAKAVLIFLGIPLVAGYLTRRFGEKAKGRTWYESTFLPRIGPWALYGLLFTIVILFALQGDRITSQPWDVVRIAVPLLAYFAIMWGGGYALGAVMGLGYERTTTLAFTAAGNNFELAIAVAIATYGATSGQALAGVVGPLIEVPVLVGLVYVSLALRKRFSHSAGFTDTPASASVTKES; translated from the coding sequence ATGAGCGGGCCAACCACGACCGAACACCCGGCCGTCGTCGGGAAGCTTTCCACCCTGGACCGGTTCCTGCCGGTGTGGATCGGCGTCGCCATGGTCGCCGGGCTGCTCCTCGGCCGGATGGTTCCCGGGCTCGGAGACGCCCTGAGCGCCGTCGAGATCGACGGCATCTCGTTGCCGATCGCCCTCGGCCTGCTGATCATGATGTACCCGGTGCTCGCCAAGGTCCGCTACGACCGACTCGACACCGTCACCGGCGACCGCAGACTGCTCATCGGATCGTTGGTACTGAACTGGGTGCTCGGTCCGGCGCTGATGTTCGCCCTCGCCTGGTTGCTCCTGCCGGATCTGCCGGAGTACCGCACCGGTCTGATCATCGTCGGCCTGGCCCGCTGCATCGCGATGGTGATCATCTGGAACGACCTCGCGTGCGGTGACCGGGAGGCCGCCGCCGTGCTGGTCGCGATCAACTCGGTGTTCCAGGTGATCATGTTCGCCGTGCTCGGCTGGTTCTACCTGTCCGTGCTACCCGGCTGGCTCGGCCTCGAGCAGACCACCATCGACACCTCTCCGTGGCAGATCGCGAAGGCGGTGCTCATCTTCCTGGGTATCCCGTTGGTTGCCGGCTACCTCACCCGCCGGTTCGGCGAAAAGGCCAAGGGCCGCACCTGGTACGAGTCGACGTTCCTTCCCCGGATCGGGCCCTGGGCGCTGTACGGGTTGCTGTTCACGATCGTGATCCTCTTCGCGCTGCAGGGCGACCGGATCACGTCCCAGCCGTGGGACGTCGTCCGGATCGCGGTCCCGCTGCTGGCGTACTTCGCGATCATGTGGGGCGGCGGCTACGCGCTCGGCGCCGTCATGGGCCTGGGCTACGAGCGCACCACCACCCTGGCGTTCACCGCCGCGGGCAACAACTTCGAACTCGCCATCGCCGTCGCGATCGCCACCTACGGCGCCACCTCCGGGCAGGCCCTGGCCGGTGTCGTCGGCCCGCTGATCGAGGTCCCCGTCCTCGTCGGACTCGTCTACGTCTCCCTGGCGCTGCGTAAACGGTTCTCGCATTCCGCTGGTTTCACCGACACCCCCGCATCTGCATCTGTGACGAAGGAGTCCTGA
- a CDS encoding helix-turn-helix transcriptional regulator, translating into MSKQEVSESGACCSPLAREPLTEDWAGDLARMFKALGDPVRLRLLSLIASHAGGEACVCDISATIDLSQPTISHHLKVLRQAGLLDCERRGTWVYYWVIPSALQQLSAVLLVEGPPPLTAGAACVETEVPA; encoded by the coding sequence ATGTCGAAACAAGAGGTGTCGGAGAGCGGTGCCTGCTGCTCACCCCTGGCACGCGAACCCCTGACCGAGGACTGGGCCGGAGATCTGGCCCGGATGTTCAAGGCCCTCGGTGACCCGGTCCGCCTGCGCCTGCTGTCGCTGATTGCCTCCCACGCCGGCGGCGAGGCCTGCGTGTGCGACATCTCCGCCACGATCGACCTGTCCCAGCCGACGATCTCGCATCACCTGAAGGTGCTGCGTCAGGCCGGGCTGCTGGACTGCGAGCGCCGCGGCACCTGGGTCTACTACTGGGTGATCCCTTCCGCGCTGCAGCAACTGTCCGCCGTCCTCCTCGTCGAGGGCCCCCCGCCGCTGACCGCGGGCGCGGCCTGCGTGGAGACGGAGGTGCCGGCATGA
- a CDS encoding MerR family transcriptional regulator, with protein MRSSEVASVTGVNVQTLRYYERRGLLAPPPRSPAGYRAYPADAVAVVRFVKRAQGHGFSLDEIEDLLHLAEGGPEDCDTARELAEAKLAQLAEKIADLQRMQRSLTDLVATCERPRIDRCCPLLHALHTEGDDR; from the coding sequence ATGCGTAGCAGTGAGGTCGCCTCTGTCACCGGGGTGAATGTGCAGACGCTGCGGTACTACGAGCGCCGCGGCCTGTTGGCGCCGCCGCCGCGGTCGCCGGCCGGGTATCGGGCATATCCGGCCGACGCCGTGGCGGTGGTCCGATTCGTCAAACGGGCTCAGGGGCACGGGTTCAGCCTCGACGAGATCGAGGACCTGTTGCATCTGGCCGAGGGCGGACCGGAGGACTGCGACACGGCGCGGGAACTCGCCGAGGCCAAGCTGGCTCAGCTGGCCGAGAAGATCGCAGACCTGCAACGCATGCAGCGGTCCCTCACCGATCTCGTCGCCACGTGCGAGCGGCCACGCATCGACCGGTGCTGCCCCCTCTTGCACGCCCTGCACACCGAAGGAGATGACCGATGA